One window of the Pseudarthrobacter sp. ATCC 49987 genome contains the following:
- a CDS encoding cupredoxin domain-containing protein, whose amino-acid sequence MNTGKVPARWLAPAVAVLLVPVLAGLGGCATGGGSPAPASTPGPVRPGNTAGATTITIEDFGFGAPVTVSPGARVTVTNLDSAPHTVTADDGSAFNVDVKGSGGTGTFTAPMQPGTYTYHCIYHPQMHGTLTVG is encoded by the coding sequence GTGAATACTGGCAAGGTTCCCGCCCGCTGGCTTGCTCCGGCGGTGGCTGTGTTGCTCGTCCCGGTGTTGGCCGGGCTGGGCGGTTGCGCCACCGGGGGCGGAAGTCCGGCCCCGGCGTCGACGCCCGGCCCGGTCAGACCCGGCAACACGGCCGGCGCCACGACCATCACCATTGAGGACTTCGGTTTCGGAGCGCCGGTCACGGTCTCCCCGGGGGCGAGGGTGACCGTGACCAACCTGGACAGCGCTCCCCATACCGTGACGGCCGACGACGGCTCGGCCTTCAACGTGGACGTCAAGGGCAGCGGCGGTACTGGCACTTTTACCGCGCCCATGCAGCCCGGAACTTACACCTACCACTGCATTTACCATCCGCAGATGCACGGAACACTGACGGTGGGATGA